From a region of the Terriglobia bacterium genome:
- a CDS encoding haloacid dehalogenase-like hydrolase, with amino-acid sequence MLRLNPRVAVFDCDGTFWEGDAGADFFYWEIEQGLIPEDVARWALPRYDDYKAGKVGEETMCGEMVTIHAGIGEEEIFAAARRFFETVVARRIFPEMQHLTHRLAGNGCQLWAVSSTNEWVIRASASQFDVPADRILAACVAIENGRATGRLIRVPTDEGKATVVRELIGASVDAAFGNSVHDAAMLVLARHGFAINPNPDFEPLAARSGWTVYRPDPL; translated from the coding sequence GTGCTGCGACTCAATCCCCGCGTCGCAGTCTTCGATTGCGACGGCACCTTCTGGGAGGGCGATGCCGGAGCCGATTTTTTCTACTGGGAGATCGAGCAGGGCCTGATCCCCGAAGATGTGGCCCGCTGGGCGCTGCCCCGTTATGACGACTACAAGGCCGGCAAGGTCGGAGAAGAGACAATGTGCGGCGAGATGGTCACCATCCACGCAGGAATCGGGGAAGAGGAAATCTTCGCCGCTGCCCGGCGCTTCTTCGAAACAGTCGTGGCGAGGCGCATCTTCCCCGAGATGCAGCACCTGACCCACCGCCTGGCCGGGAACGGCTGCCAGCTCTGGGCCGTATCGTCGACGAACGAATGGGTGATCCGGGCGAGCGCTTCGCAGTTCGACGTCCCGGCCGACCGCATCCTCGCGGCTTGCGTCGCCATCGAGAACGGCCGCGCTACCGGGCGGCTGATCCGTGTGCCCACCGACGAAGGTAAAGCCACCGTGGTGCGCGAGCTGATCGGCGCTTCCGTCGACGCCGCCTTCGGCAACTCCGTCCACGACGCCGCCATGCTCGTACTGGCGCGCCACGGATTCGCTATCAATCCCAATCCTGACTTCGAGCCCCTCGCCGCCCGCAGCGGCTGGACCGTGTACCGTCCCGACCCCCTCTAG
- a CDS encoding cytochrome c, translating into MLILLILCAAPLCAQDEAAALFKSNCAHCHNINGDGRTEAAKKMRIPDLRSPEIQNMSDEALFQTIGNGTQHKQYPHTFLRKGMTSAQVRQLVDHIRTLKTKR; encoded by the coding sequence TTGTTAATTCTGCTTATCCTGTGTGCAGCTCCGCTTTGCGCGCAGGACGAAGCTGCCGCCCTGTTCAAGTCCAACTGTGCCCACTGCCACAACATCAACGGTGACGGCAGGACAGAGGCCGCCAAGAAAATGCGGATCCCCGACCTGCGCTCCCCGGAAATCCAGAACATGAGTGACGAAGCACTCTTTCAGACGATCGGGAACGGCACGCAGCACAAACAGTATCCCCACACCTTTCTGAGGAAGGGAATGACTTCGGCTCAGGTGCGACAGCTCGTGGACCATATCCGCACGCTGAAGACGAAGCGCTAG
- a CDS encoding nucleotidyltransferase family protein translates to MARSPSLCGVILAAGESSRMGRDKALLPWPPVPAGGESYRPTEAISEFARVAAPPHTQTFLFAAISLLTPFSELVIVVGGKNSDSIAPVVYSTSASLVVNQHPERGQFSSLQVGLHEVLNRGRDSAIVTLVDRPPCSPETLRALCSGFREASEEGKWAVVPEYEGKHGHPVVIGREMIEAFLKAPAGSTARDVEHSVQSRILYFPVTDPGVVTNVDTPEDYQRLPQP, encoded by the coding sequence ATGGCCCGTTCGCCCAGCCTCTGCGGCGTGATCCTGGCCGCCGGCGAATCTTCCCGTATGGGACGCGACAAGGCTCTACTGCCCTGGCCACCCGTCCCTGCCGGAGGGGAGAGCTATCGCCCCACGGAGGCGATCTCCGAGTTCGCGCGGGTGGCCGCACCGCCGCACACCCAGACCTTTCTTTTTGCGGCCATTTCCTTGCTGACTCCGTTCTCCGAGCTGGTGATCGTCGTGGGCGGCAAGAATTCCGATTCCATCGCGCCTGTGGTTTACTCCACGAGCGCCAGCCTGGTCGTGAACCAGCATCCGGAACGCGGGCAGTTCAGCTCCCTGCAAGTCGGTTTGCACGAGGTGTTGAACCGCGGGCGCGATTCGGCCATCGTGACCCTGGTGGACCGCCCTCCTTGCTCACCCGAGACCCTGCGCGCGCTCTGCTCGGGGTTCCGCGAGGCGTCTGAAGAAGGCAAGTGGGCGGTAGTGCCGGAGTACGAGGGCAAGCATGGCCATCCCGTCGTCATTGGGCGGGAGATGATCGAGGCCTTCCTGAAAGCGCCCGCCGGCTCGACGGCGCGCGACGTCGAGCACTCCGTCCAGAGCCGCATCCTCTACTTCCCAGTGACTGACCCCGGCGTCGTGACCAACGTTGACACGCCCGAGGACTACCAGCGCCTTCCCCAACCGTGA
- a CDS encoding (2Fe-2S)-binding protein — protein sequence MAIKLTVNDRSYSVDVASDTPLLWVLRDHLGLTGTKFGCGMGVCGSCTVHLDGEPTRSCQTAISEVGNKKVTTIEGLAAGHVQQAWIAEQVPQCGYCQSGQIMTAAALLAKTPRPTDAQIDNAMSPVLCRCGTYQRIRAAIHRAATGGAR from the coding sequence ATGGCAATCAAACTCACGGTGAATGACAGGTCCTATTCGGTGGATGTCGCTTCCGACACGCCGTTGCTCTGGGTCCTACGCGACCACCTGGGACTGACCGGAACAAAGTTCGGATGTGGCATGGGAGTGTGCGGCTCCTGCACCGTCCATTTGGACGGCGAACCCACGCGCTCCTGCCAGACCGCGATCTCCGAGGTCGGCAACAAGAAGGTCACGACCATCGAAGGGCTGGCGGCCGGCCACGTCCAGCAGGCGTGGATCGCGGAGCAGGTGCCGCAGTGCGGATACTGCCAATCCGGCCAGATCATGACTGCGGCAGCTCTGCTGGCCAAGACGCCCAGACCCACGGACGCACAGATCGACAATGCCATGTCGCCCGTCCTGTGCCGCTGCGGCACTTATCAGCGGATCCGCGCGGCGATCCATCGGGCCGCCACGGGAGGTGCGCGATGA
- a CDS encoding iron-sulfur cluster assembly scaffold protein: MAAMYSPQVIDHFEHPRNAGEMEHPSASARVENPACGDVMELALRVKDGRIAEVRYRTKGCVTAIACGSALTEMLSGRSVAEAGTIRREGLVEALGGLSGETMHASHLAMDALRSALRQLRQEPGALPS, encoded by the coding sequence TTGGCCGCCATGTATTCGCCGCAGGTGATCGACCATTTCGAGCATCCCCGCAACGCGGGCGAGATGGAGCATCCGTCCGCGTCGGCGCGAGTCGAGAATCCCGCCTGCGGCGACGTCATGGAATTGGCGCTGCGCGTGAAGGATGGCCGCATCGCCGAGGTTCGATACCGGACCAAAGGCTGCGTCACCGCGATCGCCTGCGGCTCCGCGTTGACCGAAATGCTCAGCGGTCGCAGCGTGGCGGAGGCTGGCACCATCCGACGGGAGGGGCTTGTTGAAGCTCTGGGCGGCTTGAGCGGTGAGACCATGCACGCCAGCCATCTCGCCATGGACGCGCTCCGGTCGGCTCTACGGCAGCTTCGCCAGGAACCTGGAGCGTTACCTTCGTAA